A section of the Roseivirga sp. BDSF3-8 genome encodes:
- the infA gene encoding translation initiation factor IF-1 produces the protein MAKQASIEQDGTIVEALSNAMFRVELENGHQVIAHISGKMRMNYIKILPGDRVKLEMSPYDLTKGRIVYRYK, from the coding sequence ATGGCAAAGCAAGCATCCATCGAACAAGACGGTACAATCGTTGAAGCATTATCAAATGCAATGTTTCGGGTGGAATTAGAAAATGGTCATCAGGTGATTGCCCATATATCTGGAAAGATGAGAATGAATTACATTAAGATTCTTCCTGGGGATAGGGTCAAACTTGAAATGTCGCCTTATGATCTTACCAAGGGTCGAATTGTTTATAGATATAAATAA
- the rplQ gene encoding 50S ribosomal protein L17, whose translation MRHGKKFNHLGRKAPHRKAMMSNMATSLILHKRITTTLAKAKALRKFVEPLLTKAKDNTTHSRRVVFSYLQNKESVDHLFTEVAGKIAGRPGGYTRIIKLGTRAGDSAEMCMMELVDYNELLLEETSTKKSSKRTRRSRRGSGGSSDTSAKADNSEKKESASDDSSNKSEENNEENKD comes from the coding sequence ATGAGACACGGAAAGAAATTTAATCACTTAGGAAGAAAGGCCCCTCATAGAAAGGCGATGATGTCTAATATGGCCACTTCTTTGATCTTGCATAAAAGAATTACGACTACATTAGCTAAGGCCAAAGCCCTTAGAAAATTTGTCGAGCCTTTGCTTACTAAAGCAAAAGATAATACGACACATTCTAGAAGAGTTGTGTTTTCTTATCTTCAGAATAAAGAATCAGTAGATCACCTTTTTACCGAAGTAGCTGGTAAGATTGCTGGAAGGCCTGGTGGTTATACCAGGATTATTAAGCTTGGCACTCGTGCTGGTGACAGCGCAGAAATGTGCATGATGGAGCTGGTCGACTATAACGAGCTTCTGCTTGAAGAAACTTCTACAAAAAAATCTTCTAAGCGTACTCGTCGTAGTAGAAGAGGTTCTGGTGGAAGTTCTGATACTTCTGCTAAAGCTGATAATTCTGAGAAAAAAGAATCAGCTTCTGATGACTCATCTAATAAGTCAGAAGAAAATAATGAGGAAAACAAGGACTAA
- a CDS encoding septum formation initiator family protein, whose protein sequence is MLNRIPPIAKNFYLIVGSIFLAWMLFFDTNDLITQWQMTSRLNDLEREKAFYLQKIEEVKKDQKELMTDKKLLEKFAREKYYMKKESEDVYILVEE, encoded by the coding sequence ATGCTGAATCGTATACCTCCCATAGCGAAGAACTTTTACTTGATCGTTGGCAGTATTTTTCTGGCATGGATGCTGTTTTTTGATACTAATGATCTGATCACACAGTGGCAAATGACTTCACGACTTAATGACCTGGAAAGGGAGAAGGCATTTTATCTTCAAAAGATTGAAGAAGTGAAGAAGGATCAAAAGGAGCTAATGACGGATAAGAAGCTTCTTGAAAAATTTGCCAGGGAAAAGTACTATATGAAAAAAGAAAGCGAGGACGTTTATATCCTTGTGGAAGAATAG
- a CDS encoding DNA-directed RNA polymerase subunit alpha: MSILAFQMPEKVVMEKADDFHGLFTFKPLEKGYGVTIGNALRRILLSSLEGYAIIGIKIPGVLHEFSTIEGVVEDVAEVILNFKGVRFRKVTDVVDNKITVSIKNQSVFKAGDINNFTTGFEVLNPDHVICHLDQSVEMEVELMVDKGRGYVPAEENKPNEQVFGYIPIDAIFTPIKNVKYSVENTRVEQKTDYEKLILDIETDGSIHPEAALKGAANILIQHFMLFSDQTMILEANEQGEPDAVDEEMLHMRKLLKTPLSDLDLSVRAYNCLKAADVKTLGDLVRLEISDMMKFRNFGKKSLAELEQLVAEKNLTFGMDLSKYKLDED, encoded by the coding sequence ATGTCCATACTTGCTTTTCAGATGCCCGAGAAAGTGGTGATGGAAAAGGCTGATGACTTTCATGGCCTTTTTACTTTTAAGCCGCTTGAAAAGGGATATGGGGTTACAATTGGTAATGCATTAAGGAGAATACTTCTCTCTTCTCTTGAGGGTTATGCTATTATCGGTATTAAAATACCAGGTGTATTGCATGAGTTCTCTACTATAGAGGGAGTGGTGGAAGACGTTGCAGAGGTTATCCTTAATTTTAAAGGGGTTCGGTTCAGAAAAGTTACTGACGTAGTTGATAATAAGATTACGGTTAGTATAAAGAATCAGAGTGTTTTTAAAGCCGGTGATATCAATAACTTCACTACAGGCTTTGAAGTGCTAAATCCTGACCATGTGATCTGCCATCTCGATCAGTCTGTAGAGATGGAAGTTGAACTAATGGTAGATAAGGGACGTGGTTATGTGCCTGCGGAAGAAAATAAGCCCAACGAACAAGTCTTTGGCTATATTCCTATCGATGCGATCTTTACCCCTATAAAGAACGTAAAGTACAGTGTGGAGAACACTCGTGTTGAGCAGAAAACTGACTACGAGAAACTTATCCTTGATATAGAGACCGATGGTTCCATTCACCCTGAGGCTGCGCTGAAAGGTGCTGCGAATATACTCATTCAACACTTTATGCTCTTCTCCGATCAGACTATGATACTGGAGGCCAATGAGCAAGGTGAGCCTGATGCAGTGGATGAGGAAATGCTGCACATGCGTAAATTGCTTAAGACGCCTTTGAGCGATCTTGACCTCTCTGTCAGAGCTTATAACTGTTTAAAAGCAGCCGATGTGAAGACCCTGGGGGACCTCGTCAGGCTGGAAATCAGTGACATGATGAAGTTCCGGAATTTCGGAAAAAAATCACTCGCTGAGCTGGAGCAATTGGTTGCAGAGAAAAACCTTACCTTCGGAATGGACCTTAGCAAGTATAAACTCGACGAAGACTAA
- the rpsM gene encoding 30S ribosomal protein S13, which translates to MARIAGVDIPDNKRGEISLTYIFGIGRSSSKRILEKAGVDVSKKVKDWTDDESNDIRSIINEEFKTEGVLKSEIQMNIKRLMDIGCYRGLRHRKGLPVRGQRTKNNSRTRKGKRKTVANKKKATK; encoded by the coding sequence ATGGCTAGAATTGCAGGAGTTGATATTCCGGATAATAAGCGAGGTGAGATAAGCCTTACCTATATTTTTGGTATTGGACGTAGTTCATCCAAAAGAATCCTTGAAAAAGCCGGGGTTGACGTCAGTAAGAAGGTTAAAGATTGGACTGATGACGAATCTAACGATATTCGTTCAATCATTAATGAAGAATTCAAGACTGAAGGTGTTCTGAAGAGTGAAATTCAGATGAACATCAAACGTCTTATGGATATTGGTTGTTATCGTGGTTTGCGCCATAGGAAAGGACTTCCGGTGAGGGGGCAAAGAACTAAAAACAACTCCAGAACCAGGAAGGGTAAAAGAAAAACTGTGGCTAACAAAAAGAAAGCTACTAAATAA
- the rpsK gene encoding 30S ribosomal protein S11, producing MAQKRKDKGKKRVVNVEPVGQAHIKASFNNIIISMTNSTGQVVSWASAGKMGFKGSKKNTPYAAQVAAQNAAQAAYDLGLRKVDVFVKGPGSGRESAIRTIQNTGIEVMSIRDQTPLPHNGCRPPKRRRV from the coding sequence ATGGCTCAGAAGAGAAAAGATAAAGGTAAAAAGAGGGTAGTAAATGTTGAACCTGTAGGACAGGCCCACATTAAAGCCTCTTTCAACAATATTATCATTTCGATGACCAATTCCACCGGCCAGGTAGTCTCCTGGGCGTCTGCTGGAAAGATGGGTTTCAAGGGGTCCAAGAAAAACACTCCTTATGCTGCTCAGGTAGCTGCACAAAATGCTGCACAAGCGGCCTACGATTTAGGACTTCGCAAAGTTGACGTTTTCGTTAAAGGACCTGGATCAGGAAGAGAATCCGCAATTCGTACTATCCAGAATACGGGTATAGAAGTTATGTCCATCCGTGATCAAACTCCTTTGCCTCATAATGGATGCCGTCCTCCTAAAAGAAGGAGAGTTTAA
- the ykgO gene encoding type B 50S ribosomal protein L36, producing the protein MKVKASIKKRSADCKVIRRKGKLYVINKKNPRFKQRQG; encoded by the coding sequence ATGAAAGTTAAGGCATCTATTAAAAAGCGTAGTGCTGACTGTAAAGTGATCCGTAGGAAAGGTAAATTGTACGTGATCAACAAGAAGAATCCCCGATTCAAACAAAGACAAGGTTAA
- the eno gene encoding phosphopyruvate hydratase, which produces MSLIESIHARQILDSRGNPTVEVDVVTSNGIVGRAAVPSGASTGQHEAVELRDQNDKLFLGKGVTKAVDNVNGDIAEEVIGFSVFEQNLIDKVMIELDGSDNKNKLGANAILGVSLAVAKAAALEAGQSLFRYIGGVNANTLPVPMMNILNGGSHADNSIDFQEFMVMPVGADTFSESLRMGTEIFHHLKKVLKDKGLSTNVGDEGGFAPNISSNEEAIEVVLMAIEKAGYRPGEDVFIALDAASTEFYDEATNMYHFKKSSGKKVSPEEMVEYWSQWVNKYPILSIEDGMAEDDWNGWKLMTTSVGNKIQLVGDDLFVTNVNRLQRGIDENIANSILIKVNQIGSLTETIDAVNLAHKNRFKSVMSHRSGETEDTTIADLAVALNTGQIKTGSASRSDRMAKYNQLLRIEEELGETAYFPGRKF; this is translated from the coding sequence ATGAGTCTGATAGAAAGTATACACGCCAGACAAATCCTGGATTCAAGAGGTAACCCTACTGTAGAAGTTGATGTCGTAACCAGCAATGGAATAGTCGGCCGTGCGGCGGTCCCTTCTGGTGCTTCTACCGGGCAGCATGAAGCAGTAGAGCTCAGAGACCAAAATGATAAATTGTTTTTGGGTAAAGGCGTAACAAAGGCAGTGGATAATGTTAATGGTGATATTGCTGAAGAGGTTATAGGCTTCTCAGTGTTTGAACAAAACCTTATTGACAAGGTAATGATCGAGCTGGATGGATCCGATAACAAAAATAAACTGGGAGCGAATGCCATTTTAGGTGTATCCCTAGCAGTAGCGAAAGCTGCAGCATTGGAGGCTGGACAAAGCTTGTTCCGTTACATAGGGGGCGTAAATGCAAATACACTACCGGTCCCAATGATGAACATTCTTAATGGAGGTAGTCACGCAGATAACTCAATTGATTTTCAGGAATTCATGGTAATGCCTGTTGGGGCTGATACCTTCTCAGAATCTTTGAGAATGGGGACTGAAATCTTTCACCACCTAAAGAAGGTACTAAAAGATAAGGGTCTGTCTACTAATGTTGGTGACGAAGGTGGTTTTGCTCCTAACATTTCAAGTAATGAGGAGGCTATTGAGGTTGTGCTTATGGCTATAGAAAAGGCCGGATACAGACCTGGAGAAGACGTGTTCATAGCCTTGGATGCAGCAAGCACGGAGTTCTATGATGAAGCCACCAATATGTACCATTTTAAGAAGTCTTCAGGGAAGAAGGTAAGTCCTGAGGAAATGGTGGAGTATTGGAGCCAATGGGTTAACAAATACCCCATCCTAAGCATCGAAGATGGAATGGCTGAGGATGACTGGAATGGATGGAAGCTCATGACTACATCAGTGGGTAATAAAATTCAGCTTGTAGGTGATGACCTGTTCGTTACAAACGTCAATAGACTTCAGAGGGGAATCGATGAGAATATTGCTAACTCTATACTTATTAAAGTAAATCAGATAGGGTCTTTGACAGAAACGATTGATGCTGTCAACCTTGCTCATAAAAACAGATTTAAATCAGTAATGTCCCATAGAAGTGGCGAGACTGAGGATACCACCATAGCTGATTTGGCAGTTGCTTTAAATACCGGACAAATAAAAACCGGATCGGCTTCACGCTCTGACCGGATGGCAAAGTATAACCAGTTGCTTAGAATTGAAGAGGAACTGGGAGAAACAGCCTATTTCCCCGGCAGGAAATTCTAA
- the carA gene encoding glutamine-hydrolyzing carbamoyl-phosphate synthase small subunit: protein MKHTPNKEALLLLADGTVIRGKSIGKQGTKGGEICFNTGMTGYQEIYTDPSYYGQIIVNTTSHIGNYGVFDLEQESDYPKINGLIVNSFSELYSRNLADGSLQEYLEKGNVIGIAEVDTRKLVRHIRSKGAMNAIISSEILDVDELKKKLDKVPDMSGLELSSDVSTKENFTLGSADAKYKVAVLDLGIKTSILKNLTDRDCYCKIFPGHTSYEEMKEWGANGYFISNGPGDPAAMPYAVETTRRIQEDNNPLFGICLGHQILALANDIPTYKMHHGHRGLNHPVKNLETGLCEVTSQNHGFGVRREEIDSSDKVTITHVNLNDDTVEGLKVNGRKAFSVQYHPESSPGPHDSRYLFDKFVSSFE, encoded by the coding sequence ATGAAACACACCCCTAATAAAGAAGCGCTCTTACTTCTTGCAGATGGCACTGTAATCAGAGGTAAATCCATAGGAAAACAAGGGACCAAAGGAGGCGAGATCTGTTTTAATACCGGTATGACTGGTTATCAGGAGATTTATACTGACCCTTCTTATTATGGTCAGATAATTGTTAATACAACTTCTCATATTGGTAACTACGGTGTTTTCGACCTTGAACAAGAATCAGATTACCCTAAAATTAATGGGCTTATTGTTAATAGCTTTTCAGAGCTTTACAGCAGAAATTTGGCAGATGGTAGTCTTCAGGAATACCTTGAAAAAGGGAATGTGATAGGTATTGCTGAGGTTGATACCCGGAAGCTTGTTCGTCATATACGTAGCAAAGGCGCTATGAATGCTATTATCAGTTCCGAGATTCTGGATGTTGATGAACTGAAAAAGAAATTAGATAAAGTGCCTGACATGTCAGGTCTTGAATTGTCCTCAGACGTAAGCACTAAAGAGAATTTCACTCTCGGGTCTGCTGATGCAAAATATAAGGTTGCTGTGCTTGATCTTGGTATTAAAACCAGTATTCTAAAAAACCTTACAGATAGAGACTGTTACTGTAAAATATTTCCTGGACATACATCCTATGAAGAAATGAAAGAGTGGGGTGCTAACGGGTACTTTATTTCTAACGGACCTGGTGATCCAGCAGCTATGCCTTATGCTGTAGAAACCACCCGGAGAATTCAGGAAGATAATAATCCTCTGTTTGGTATTTGCCTTGGTCATCAAATTTTGGCTCTTGCCAACGATATTCCTACATATAAAATGCATCACGGTCATAGAGGGCTTAACCATCCGGTTAAGAATCTTGAGACAGGTCTTTGTGAAGTTACGTCTCAAAACCATGGCTTTGGTGTTAGGAGAGAAGAAATTGATTCTTCTGATAAAGTAACAATCACTCATGTGAATCTTAATGATGATACAGTAGAGGGGCTGAAAGTTAATGGACGTAAAGCCTTTAGTGTACAGTACCACCCTGAGTCATCACCTGGTCCGCATGATAGCCGGTATCTTTTTGATAAATTTGTATCTAGTTTCGAGTAA
- the rpsD gene encoding 30S ribosomal protein S4 — MARYRGPKSKIARRFNDPIFGPSKALQKKSYPPGQHGRGRRRKPSEYAIQLMEKQKAKYTYGVLEKQFANLFHRAQSKKGITGEILLQLLEARLDNTVFRLGIAPTRRAARQLVSHKHITVNGDIVNIPSYSLRPGDVVGVREKSKSLESITDSLSATASKKFSWLEWDGSEMTGKYVTPPQRDEIPENIQEQLIVELYSK; from the coding sequence ATGGCTAGATATAGAGGTCCCAAGTCAAAAATTGCCAGAAGATTTAATGATCCGATCTTCGGCCCTAGTAAAGCGCTTCAGAAGAAAAGTTACCCTCCCGGTCAGCACGGTCGTGGTCGCCGCAGAAAACCTTCTGAATATGCTATTCAGCTCATGGAAAAGCAAAAAGCTAAGTATACCTATGGTGTATTGGAAAAGCAATTTGCTAATCTCTTCCATAGAGCCCAGAGTAAAAAAGGGATTACCGGTGAAATTCTTCTTCAGCTTCTAGAAGCCAGATTAGATAACACAGTATTCCGTCTTGGCATTGCTCCCACAAGAAGGGCCGCCAGACAATTGGTTTCACACAAACACATTACTGTAAATGGTGATATCGTTAATATCCCTTCTTACAGCCTGCGTCCCGGTGATGTGGTTGGTGTTCGTGAAAAATCTAAGTCTCTTGAGTCTATCACTGATAGCCTTTCTGCTACTGCCAGTAAAAAATTCTCCTGGCTTGAGTGGGATGGTAGTGAAATGACAGGTAAATACGTTACCCCTCCTCAGAGGGATGAAATTCCTGAGAATATTCAAGAGCAATTGATTGTCGAGCTTTACTCTAAGTAA
- the map gene encoding type I methionyl aminopeptidase — protein MIKYKSGEEIQIIKESADILGRAHAEVAKNVKPGVKTLQLDKIAEEFIRDHNSSPSFKGYNGFPFSLCISVNEAVVHGFPSNYELKDGDIVSIDCGVYFNKFHSDSAYTYAVGNVSNEVKDLLETTKESLYLGIEQARFGNRIGDIGYAIQHFVESKGYTVVRELVGHGLGRDLHESPEVPNFGRRGNGPKLKEGIVIAIEPMVNLGTRAVVQEADGWTIRTKDRQPSAHYEHTVAIFRDKTEVLTTHKYIEEVLSN, from the coding sequence ATGATTAAATATAAGTCAGGGGAGGAAATTCAAATTATTAAAGAGAGTGCTGATATTTTGGGTCGCGCACATGCAGAAGTGGCCAAAAATGTTAAGCCTGGAGTAAAAACTCTTCAACTAGATAAGATAGCTGAGGAGTTTATTAGAGATCATAATAGTTCTCCGTCTTTTAAAGGTTACAATGGGTTCCCATTTTCCTTATGCATCTCAGTTAATGAGGCTGTTGTTCATGGATTTCCTAGCAACTATGAACTTAAAGATGGAGATATTGTTAGCATAGATTGCGGAGTTTATTTTAATAAATTCCATAGTGATTCAGCTTACACTTATGCTGTAGGTAATGTGTCTAATGAGGTAAAAGACCTTTTAGAGACAACTAAAGAGTCACTTTATTTAGGCATTGAACAGGCTCGCTTCGGAAATAGAATCGGAGATATTGGGTACGCCATTCAGCACTTTGTTGAGAGTAAAGGCTACACAGTTGTTCGCGAGCTAGTGGGACATGGATTGGGAAGAGACCTTCATGAATCCCCTGAAGTTCCAAATTTTGGAAGAAGAGGCAATGGCCCTAAATTGAAAGAAGGAATTGTAATTGCTATAGAACCTATGGTTAATTTAGGTACTAGAGCGGTTGTTCAAGAAGCTGATGGATGGACTATTAGAACAAAAGATAGACAACCTTCAGCTCATTATGAACATACAGTGGCGATCTTCAGAGATAAGACAGAAGTTCTGACGACCCACAAGTATATAGAAGAAGTACTGAGTAATTAG